The following coding sequences lie in one Rutidosis leptorrhynchoides isolate AG116_Rl617_1_P2 chromosome 4, CSIRO_AGI_Rlap_v1, whole genome shotgun sequence genomic window:
- the LOC139840733 gene encoding NEDD8-conjugating enzyme Ubc12-like, with protein sequence MVQCDSVTIENINKWNEGMNMPKLKEKQWELSESSKGKPSSKKKSAGELRLHKDISELNLPNTCSIWFPNGKDDLMHFEVTIRPDEGNYLGGSFTFMFEISPIYPHEAPKVRCNKKVDHPNMDSNGNVCLKILREDWKPVLNINTIICVLDHLLVEPNREDFVKALPKRRRLFKSRFHPPPMTY encoded by the exons ATGGTGCAGTGTGACTCTGTGACAATAGAGAATATCAACAAATGGAATGAG ggaA TGAATATGCCCAAATTGAAGGAGAAGCAATGGGAGCTTTCTGAAAGTTCCAAAGGGAAGCCATCAAGCAAAAAGAAAAGTGCGGGGGAGTTGCGTCTTCACAAAG ATATTAGTGAGTTAAACCTACCCAATACATGTAGCATATGGTTCCCAAATGGAAAAGATGATCTAATGCACTTTGAAGTAACCATTCGGCCAGATGAGGGTAACTACTT AGGTGGCTCATTTACGTTTATGTTCGAGATTTCCCCAATCTATCCCCATGAGGCACCGAAGGTCAGATGCAacaaaaag GTGGACCACCCTAACATGGACTCGAATGGAAATGTTTGCCTCAAAATCCTTCGAGAAGACTGGAAACCAGTTTTAAACATTAACACTATCATCTGTGTATTGGATCATCTGTTGGTG GAACCAAATCGTGAGGATTTCGTAAAAGCGTTGCCAAAGAGACGTAGGTTGTTTAAATCCCGATTTCACCCGCCACCCATGACTTACTGA
- the LOC139839786 gene encoding probable methyltransferase PMT3 yields MRGRTDGSQKKRLLTTFVLVAVFLLFLYLYYGSQSKGESALEYGSRSLRKLGSSYLGGDEESDLGVKDDFKFGLDDEDGIVPKSFPVCDDRYSELIPCLDRNLIYQMRLKLDLSLMEHYERHCPLPERRFNCLIPPPTGYKVPIKWPKSRDEAWKANIPHTHLAHEKSDQNWMVVKGDKIIFPGGGTHFHKGADRYIKSLANMLNFPNDIMNNEGKLRTVLDVGCGVASFGGYLLASDIITMSLAPNDVHQNQIQFALERGIPAYLGVLGTKRLPYPSRSFELAHCSRCRIDWLQRDGILLLELDRLLRPGGYFAYSSPEAYAQDEEDLRIWKEMSALVERMCWKIAAKRNQTVIWVKPLTNDCYMERAPGTQPPLCRSNDDPDAVYGVNMEACITPYSDHDHAGKGSGLAPWPRRLTAPPPRLADFGYSSDMYEKDTELWRRRVENYWDLLSPKISTNTIRNVMDMKANLGSFGAALKTKDVWVMNVVPEDGPNTLKIIYDRGLIGSIHNWCEAYSTYPRTYDLLHASNVFSDIIEKKGCSGVDLLIEIDRILRPTGFLIVRDKKPVIDFVKKYLSAIHWETVAVADSSSESDGEDVVLIVQKKLWLTSEGLRETD; encoded by the exons ATGAGAGGACGGACAGATGGATCGCAGAAGAAACGTTTGCTCACGACTTTTGTTCTTGTAGCAGTCTTCCTTCTTTTCCTGTATTTGTATTATGGTTCCCAGAGTAAAGGTGAATCAGCTCTAGAGTATGGCAGCCGGTCTCTACGGAAACTTGGATCATCCTACTTAGGTGGGGATGAAGAATCCGATCTTGGCGTGAAAGATGATTTTAAATTTGGCTTAGATGATGAAGATGGCATTGTTCCAAAAAGCTTTCCT GTTTGTGATGATCGATACTCTGAGTTGATTCCCTGCCTAGACCGGAACCTTATCTACCAGATGAGATTAAAGTTGGATTTGTCTTTAATGGAGCACTATGAAAGACACTGCCCTCTCCCTGAAAGGCGTTTCAACTGCTTGATTCCTCCCCCAACAGGGTACAAG GTCCCGATCAAATGGCCAAAGAGTAGAGATGAAGCATGGAAAGCAAACATACCACACACCCACCTTGCACATGAAAAGTCTGACCAGAACTGGATGGTTGTTAAAGGTGATAAGATCATATTCCCTGGTGGAGGAACTCATTTCCACAAAGGAGCTGATAGATACATCAAATCACTTGCAAAT ATGCTCAACTTCCCTAATGATATCATGAACAATGAAGGAAAATTAAGAACCGTTCTTGATGTTGGTTGTGGTGTTGCAAGTTTTGGGGGTTATCTTCTTGCATCCGACATCATCACAATGTCTTTAGCACCTAATGACGTGCATCAAAATCAGATCCAATTCGCTTTAGAAAGAGGCATTCCCGCATATCTTGGTGTTCTTGGCACAAAAAGACTTCCTTATCCCAGCAGATCTTTTGAACTTGCTCATTGTTCTCGTTGTAGAATCGATTGGCTTCAAAGGGATGGTATACTACTTCTTGAGTTAGATAGGTTGCTTAGACCAGGTGGCTATTTTGCCTACTCATCACCAGAAGCTTATGCACAAGATGAAGAAGACCTTAGAATATGGAAAGAAATGAGTGCACTTGTTGAACGAATGTGCTGGAAAATAGCTGCAAAAAGGAACCAAACTGTTATTTGGGTTAAACCTTTGACTAATGATTGTTATATGGAGAGAGCTCCTGGCACTCAACCTCCTTTGTGCCGATCAAATGACGATCCAGATGCGGTGTATGGCGTTAACATGGAAGCTTGCATCACACCTTACTCGGATC ATGATCATGCAGGTAAAGGAAGTGGATTGGCTCCATGGCCTCGCAGGCTAACTGCTCCCCCTCCTCGTCTTGCTGACTTTGGCTATTCAAGTGATATGTATGAGAAGGACACG GAGTTGTGGCGTCGGAGGGTTGAGAACTACTGGGATCTATTGAGCCCAAAAATATCGACAAACACTATAAGGAATGTGATGGACATGAAGGCAAATTTGGGTTCATTTGGAGCTGCTTTGAAGACCAAAGATGTTTGGGTAATGAATGTTGTCCCTGAAGATGGACCAAATACATTGAAGATTATTTATGATAGAGGCTTAATCGGCTCAATTCATAACTG GTGTGAAGCATACTCAACCTACCCTCGAACATACGATCTTCTCCATGCCAGCAACGTGTTCTCAGACATCATCGAGAAGAAGGGTTGCAGTGGTGTAGATCTTTTAATCGAGATAGACCGTATTCTAAGGCCAACAGGTTTCCTAATTGTTCGAGACAAAAAACCCGTCATTGACTTCGTAAAGAAATATCTAAGCGCAATACACTGGGAAACAGTTGCAGTGGCAGATTCATCATCAGAATCAGATGGAGAAGACGTTGTGCTGATAGTTCAAAAGAAACTTTGGCTCACAAGTGAAGGCTTAAGGGAAACAGACTAA